The following are from one region of the Elgaria multicarinata webbii isolate HBS135686 ecotype San Diego chromosome 13, rElgMul1.1.pri, whole genome shotgun sequence genome:
- the LOC134407793 gene encoding urokinase plasminogen activator surface receptor-like produces the protein MFHECVQSEQLCMPRDRSCFSSTIKLFYSNNYSGVFMLPDLEIAEYVMKGCSAEGVSNRTANVYSEDDREVHNTYYCDTDLCNIRFTGAPSSSPQVANGMECYSCFDRGTGDCTEGNATRIKCLGDMNQCMDFTVIDGAWKMTYRTCALETLCRRQYMLPELSGRLEISCCSTPLCNDGRPGLKSICSHFSEQGIKRKPENGLECASCCESGQGECAPGNWTHIKCVGDQNMCVNVTEGGQTLLRGCSLEKLCWEKPQLLGLDRDASIRCCSDSLCNTSAEPLGGAALGRLLWPTAALLITWLL, from the exons ATTCAAACAACTACAGTGGAGTGTTTATGCTGCCAG ACCTGGAAATAGCTGAGTACGTAATGAAGGGCTGCTCAGCAGAAGGCGTATCCAACCGCACAGCCAACGTGTACTCAGAAGATGATCGGGAGGTGCACAACACCTACTATTGTGACACGGATCTCTGCAACATCCGTTTCACTGGTG CTCCTTCTAGCAGCCCCCAGGTGGCCAACGGCATGGAATGTTACAGCTGCTTCGACCGTGGCACGGGCGACTGCACCGAGGGGAACGCCACCCGGATCAAGTGCTTGGGAGACATGAACCAGTGCATGGATTTTACTG TGATTGACGGTGCTTGGAAAATGACCTACCGGACGTGCGCCCTGGAGACGCTGTGCCGCCGGCAGTACATGCTACCAGAGCTCTCCGGGAGGCTGGAGATCAGCTGCTGTTCTACCCCACTGTGCAATGACGGCCGGCCCGGGCTCAAGAGCATCTGTAGCCACTTTTCAGAGCAAG GGATCAAGCGGAAGCCCGAGAATGGACTGGAATGTGCCAGCTGCTGTGAGTCCGGACAGGGCGAGTGCGCCCCTGGAAATTGGACTCACATCAAGTGTGTTGGGGACCAGAACATGTGTGTGAATGTCACAG AGGGAGGCCAAACACTGCTGCGTGGCTGCAGCTTGGAGAAGCTCTGTTGGGAGAAGCCGCAGCTGCTGGGCCTGGACCGAGATGCTTCTATCCGATGCTGCTCTGACTCCCTCTGCAACACCAGCGCGGAGCCACTGGGAGGCGCTGCACTGGGACGGCTGCTGTGGCCGACTGCAGCCCTGCTGATTACGTGGCTGCTCTGA